One part of the Ziziphus jujuba cultivar Dongzao chromosome 2, ASM3175591v1 genome encodes these proteins:
- the LOC107419734 gene encoding DNA-binding protein RHL1 isoform X8 — protein MGRGSSKKKEETGNGGGEEKPETTERSRLKTLAFSNNMLSHTPANPAQPLSPSKSVTKHHGKDILKKSHRKNRFLFSFPGLLAPIAGGKLGELKDLGTKNPLLYLHFPQGRMKLFGTIVYPKNRYLTLQFPRGGKNVMCEDYFDNMIVFSDAWWIGKQEENPEEAQLDFPKELSDGQHTEYDFKGGAGATCINKQCDQKNASIHLEARSPKPNLKDDLSDDENRDFMNVTPVRHSARTAGKTFKFAEASSGDDSVESDSDEYEREDKKAVGHDSSSRKHVSEKDENLCSEIFEIDEKDVGEGTESAISIAKSKKQFKKVTREDSSSNHSSLVQTTISTLFNKVEEKKTPRNPGEVPLQKVSGQKSRHTDTGRKINEDGGPRKRAKVINEEYSRKAQ, from the exons ATGGGGAGAGGTTCAtcgaagaagaaggaggagacAGGAAATGGTGGTGGGGAGGAGAAGCCAGAGACCACAGAGCGCAGCAGGCTCAAAACCCTGGCTTTCTCCAACAACATGCTTTCACATACCCCAGCCAACCCCGCCCAACCTCTTTCACCTTCCAAATCTGTCACCAAACACCACGGCAAAGACATCCTCAAGAAATCCCACCGGAAGAACAGGTTCCTCTTCTCCTTCCCCGGCCTCCTCGCTCCCATCGCCGGCGGAAAGCTCGGCGAGCTCAAGGATTTGGGTACCAAGAACCCCCTTCTCTACCTTCATTTCCCTCAG GGTCGTATGAAGTTGTTCGGCACCATTGTGTATCCCAAGAATAGGTATTTGACTCTGCAGTTCCCGAGGGGCGGAAAAAATGTCATGTGTGAGGACTACTTTGATAATATG ATTGTATTTTCTGATGCATGGTGGATTGGGAAACAAGAGGAGAATCCAGAAGAAGCCCAACTTGATTTCCCCAAGGAACTAAGTGAT GGGCAACATACTGAATATGACTTCAAAGGCGGTGCCGGTGCAACGTGTATTAATAAGCAATGTGACCAGAAAAATGCTAGCATACATCTTGAAGCACGATCTCCTAAGCCTAATCTTAAAGATGATTTATCTGATGATGAAAACAGAGATTTTATGAATGTAACTCCAGTTCGACATTCAGCAAGAACTGCTGGGAAAACATTCAA aTTTGCAGAAGCTTCTTCTGGAGATGATTCGGTTGAGAGTGACTCCGATGAATATGAACGAGAAGATAAAAAAGCTGTGGGGCACGATTCATCATCCAGGAAACATGTTAGTGAAAA GGATGAAAATCTGTGCTCTGAAATCTTTGAAATTGATGAAAAGGATGTTGGGGAAGGAACTGAGTCTGCCATATCAATTGCCAAGTCTAAGAAACAGTTCAAGAAGGTGACTAGGGAAGACTCAAGCAGTAATCATAGTTCACTTGTTCAGACTACCATATCGACGTTATTCAATAAAGTAGAGGAAAAG AAGACACCAAGAAATCCAGGAGAAGTCCCATTACAAAAAG TGTCTGGCCAGAAGTCGCGGCACACTGATACAGGAAGGAAGATTAATGAG GATGGAGGACCAAGGAAAAGGGCAAAAGTGATAAATGAGGAATATTCAA GAAAAGCACagtaa